Sequence from the Drosophila innubila isolate TH190305 chromosome 3L unlocalized genomic scaffold, UK_Dinn_1.0 0_D_3L, whole genome shotgun sequence genome:
GCTGATGCCGCATTTGCGACTGATCTTCGGCGTGTGTATGTAGGCAATGGATAGCAACAGTGGCACATCATTCTCCGACAGCTGCAATGGAGTTGTGATGTCGCTCAGTCGACAGGGATCCGTTTCCAAAAGAAATGCAGCCAATGTTTCCGATTGCAAATAGATCTCTTGCAGCTTTGACTCCAAAAAAGACAGAcactgcaattgcaaatagtttattaatgaagttcattttaaaatcgGGTTTAACTTACCTCATAGGCGGGTATACCGCCTACGTGCATGGCTTGAACCGTTTCCAGCATACTCGACACCAATTGAGACATGCCCACCGGTGAGCTTTGTCCTCCGGCATACGGAAACTGCTGCAGCTGTGATGAGATTAAACGTACATCCCATTTGTCCATATCAGCCACAATGGCTATATTCTCCGCCGGCTGTGAGATGAGCGAGGCGGAACGTGCGGCCAGCGCCAGATCCTCGCGTAGATTCATTTCCCACTTGTTGGGAGGAGCACAGGTGCcctacaattaaaaaaaagaagaaaactatTAGAGACTGATTTTGAAAGACACTAtcataattcaaataatttcacTTAAATCGAAGAAATAGTAAGAATATCatttaagaaaaccaaaatatggttgaaaaaaaagaaaaaataactaaGTGAAGAAAATGTAGAGTACTtaaatcagaaaaaaataggttttttaattttttaattttctattcaaTTAGTTATAGAAGCTAAAaccaattttgtttaaattttttttctaattcttaacttttaaatattttctctctcaaatcaattatatttctcattgttcttaattttgtcataaccattaaattttcatatttaaaatcgcaatgtttaataataaattatatttgtttcaaattgtcTTAATTTTTGCCTTTCCAATTAAATTTCCGTATTTATTAATCGATTCctttttaataacttaagtatttttgtattctggTGTTTTAGTAGATTAGCAGTAGTAGAcatcttaattaattaactatttcAAATCCTGGAATTTTTCCTacagttaattttaattttaaatttcccaattttttttattttaattaattatatttaaactcGGATTCagcttatttttgtttaccaATACGTTTACGTTGCTTTAcgttttttgtactttttcctaatttttattttctcaattttagtattcatttttttattaatataaatgcatattgccattttcattcatttgtaGTAGATTAGTAGTAGTAGACATCTTAATTTACTATTTCAAATACTGAAATTTGTActacacttattttaaattaaatttcccaattttctgcatttttattttaattaattatgtttgatTTCGGATTCTACTAATTTATGTTtaccaatttttatattctctacgttttttgtgctttctggtttccttttgtttatttcctCAATTTTatgatgaatattttaatttatataaattcatattgTCAGTAGATGTCTCACCTGGAGCACCATGTCGGATACGTAATGATCGCTGACGCTCAGCAGCAGCGATGGAATGAAACCGGCACGCAGTTTATCCCCCGGTGGCTCATCCTCCTGCGGCAGTTCCTTGATGCCAGGGATGGGCAGCTTCAGCAGCTGTTGGGTCTCTTGGACAGCGGCGCATTTGGCGGCCACCGAGGAGACGGAGCTGCGCTGCGAGGGCAGACGCTTGGGCTGCTGTCGGCGTGTGTAACTGGGCGTGGTCAACGCCTCCGGCATGGACTTGAGTGTATCAATGGAGGCAGCCGAGTTGACAGACTGCAGCACACTCGAATTGGACTGGgagttctctctctctctctctctctctcgctcactgTAGCAATGCACCTCATCCGTCTCGAATTCCAATTCGGTGGCATTCGAGGGCGTTTGATAAgtgttgccactgctgctgaTGTGGCTGCCACAGCAAACCACACAACGATCGCTGCCCACAACAGcagaggatgaggatgaggattgcaggttgcaactgctgctggcGGCCAATTcagcctgttgttgttgctgttgttgcaaggTGACACTGCTGTCACTAGACTTGAGATTacagttggagttggagttggaattGGACTCATTGGCCTCCAGTTTGCTGGCCTTGTCCATCAACAGATCATAGTTGGACATCAAGAGATTCTTGCTCTTCATATAATTGGTGGCAATCTGTGGATATTGCTCGAAATTGAACTTCATGCCCGAATGCTTCTTGTTGGCCATGATGCTGGCATCATGGGAACGTTGATGCAGTGCACACAGCAAAGTGGGCTTCACtccctccgcctccgcctccgcctcctcctcTCCCTCCTCCTCGTTGAGCTGCTCGTTGCTCTTCTTGAGATTTATCAATGGCTCATTATCACCCAAAACAAAGACCACACCATTGCCATTATCCGTTGTGGTCTGTCTGATTATGCCGTGTTCCCTTTCAATCACTTTCTTGCAATGATCAAAGTGTATCTGCTCCTCGAGACTCACGTTCTCCTTGATGGGCTCAATGCCCCAGTTCATGCGTCCACTCTTGCCCATGCTATTCTGTGTAATCAGATCCGAGAGTGACAAGTGGGAGACACGACTTTGCTGCTCCTGCATCAATGGTTCCTGTATTAGAGGCGGGGAATTGCTCTCCACGGAGTAACTGCTGCAACGACGCTCCAGCTTGCGATTGATGATCTTGACGCCCTGCTGCAACTTGGCCAGATCACTGAGACTCAATCCCTCCTTGACGCCCGGCGTGGGCACAATGTTCCAAAAGAAGTTCTTCTTGCTCCGCTGTCCCGCTTCCAAATTCGCCTTGACCTCATCGAATTCCAGCGCTTCAATGGCGCCATCATCAATGGATGAACTGCCATTCGATTCCTCCTCCACATGCAGTTCCACATTCTCTGGCGTGGTCACAGTCAGTCGTATCCTTCCGTCCTTGCCAGTGCGTAGATATTGCTGAGCCTGCTTGGCCAGCAGCGACTTCTTCTCGATGCCCGTGTCCATCAGATAGTTGCCAATACGCAGCTCCTGCTGCACAAAGTGCGAATCCCTGAAGGCCAGCACAGTGGGTATCTCATTCTTCTTTAAGGTTACACCCATAAACTGAGTATCATCGTCatcctcctgctcctgttgGAATTCCTCCTCGTTATAGAGTTTCTTTTCctccacatcatcatcatccacaATGGCATTTAAATTCTGTTTGCAGGTTGTGGTGCGTGTTAAACCTATTCCCGATCCCATTCCCAAgccagctgctgctcctgttcgTCTCCGCATTGTGGGCGGACTCTTGTGCCGCTCCTGACTTTGACTCTGGCTGACGACCAACTCATTGATCAGCTGCTTGTTGAAATCCTCCCGTTTGGCGGCTCTTCTCACCTCGCTGCAACGTATGAAATATGTGAGCACATTGAGCAGCTTCTCCACCCACATCTTCTCAGCGCCATAGATGATGGTTCTGGCCAATTTCGGTGGCATGCCAATGGCCCCATACAGATCACCCAGCTGTGCCCAGAGTGCATTGTATGGATGCTTCTGTGACACCTGCAACAGCTTCGCACGTCGCTCAATGGCCGCCGAGGAGGCGGATCCATTGCATCCTCGAGAGTTGGAGCTGTTGAAAGCCGACACAGTGGCCACCCAGCCCAGATGATAGGTGAGTATTCCCGTCAGCATGGTGCTTATAAAACTGCAATgcataaaatgaatattactGAAATTTAGCAtcatttatttccatttccagCTTACAAATTGGAGTCTTTGGTGTCGGCAAACGAGAGTAGATCGCACAGCTCCTTGATGAATCTCTCGGCCACAGTCTTGGAGTACTTGCTGCCACTGGTCGTGATGCTCAGCCAGACCGGAGTCTTAATCCTTGGCGCCGTAAACAGATCGCTGAACCATTGCTGCGCATCCTGCCACGCCTGAAACATGATCTAGTCAAGAAATTGGGTACAGAttaatatttatctatttttattcaatgattaagttattttcttatttagtttaatattttttaattcattaatttatattttaaattaataaatgcataagtatggaaaaaatggacagtgagggaaaaaaatcgaattttttaaataaataatattttgatgcagaatcaataaagaggctaaataatgatcaaaatggtattccgcatgaaaatcggtcaagttttggcaaagttatgacagtttaaagtttttgaaaaagtgtaaaggggtaagtatggaaaaaatggacagtgagtgAAAAATAtcgacttttttaaataaataatattttgatgcagaatcaataaagaggccaaataatgatcaaaatggtattccgcttgaaaatcagttcagttttggcaaagttatgagagattgaagttttgaaaagtgtaaagggtaagtatggaaaaatggacagtgagtgAAAATAtcgacttttttaaataaataatattttgatgcagaatcaataaagaggccaaataatgatcaaaatggtattccgcatgaaaatcggttaagttttcgcaaagttatgccagtttgaagtttttgaaaaagagtcaaggggtaagtatggaaaaaatggacagtgagtgaaaaatatcgaattttttaaataaataatattttgatgcagaatcaataaagaggccaaataatgatcaaaatggtattccgcttgaaaatcggttcagttttggcaaagttatgagagattgaagtttttggaaaagtgtaaaggggtaagtatggaaaaaatggacagtgagtgAAAAATAtcgacttttttaaataaataatattttgatgcagaatcaaagaagaggccaaataatgatcaaaatggtattccgcatgaaaatcggttaagttttcgtaaagttatgccagtttgaagtttttgaaaaagagtcaaggggtaagtatggaaataATGGACAGTGAGTGAAAAATAtcgacttttttaaataaataatattttgatgcagaatcaaagaagaggccaaataatgatcaaaatggtattccgcatgaaaatcggttaagttttcgcaaagttatgccagtttgaagtttttgaaaaagtgtaaaggggtaagtatggaaaaaatggacagtgagtgaaaatatcgaattttttaaataaataatattttgatgcagaatcaataaagaggccaaataatgatcaaaatgatattccgcttgaaaatcggttcagttttgccaaagttatgagagattgaagtttttgtaGGGCTGGACCCACCTGGAGAAAGTTCTTATGGTTGATGTAGGCGTGTTCGGTGCTCGCTCTCAGTCTGCTCAGCATGGACTCGAGGAGGGCAATGTGTTCGCTGCAGAAGAGTTCCATTTCCTCCTCGAAGGATTCGCTCATGGTGATGCAGACGGCGAGTCCGAGTTTCGGACGACGCCGGAGATTCGCCTGACGACGTCCCATCTCTGGATTGCTTCTGGACTCGTTGGCACAGTAGCTGGCACGTCTGTATTGAGGTGGCGCCATGTTGCCACCTTCACTGCCCCCGGAGACTTGAGCTGAGTTGCCGGCCGGATTCAGCTGGACATTATCGCTGAGGAAGCCAATGAAGTCATTCTTGGAATGCTCATACTCAAAGGAGGTGCGTAGATTACGCGAGATTCGACGCTGCAGGCAACCATCGCTGGCAAACTCATCCAGATGCGGCGAGCTGGCGAAGAATGTCCAATCGTCCAGACTGAGCTTACGCATGCGATCCGATTGATCGGAGAGCACGCTGCCGAGACTGCTGCGGGTGGAATACTGATATGACCACTGATCACCACTGGAGTAGGCGCCGCCAGTGCCACTCCCACTCCCGCTGGCACTCGCGGAGTAGCCCGAATCCGTGGCATTGCTGTACGTAGAGGAGAAACGTGGTCCGCTGTCCGCAATGGAAAGGGATTGCTGATCCGGCGTTGGAGCCGCGGGCACATCCAATGGCGGCGTCAAGCTCATCTGTCTGCCCACGCTGACACTGAAGGGCATCGAGAAGGAGTTCATCGAGAGGCCATCCATGGATCCATGCTCACTGCAGATGGAACTACGCGGCGTCAGGCTGTTCATCGAGAGCGTGGAATAAGGTGAATGACCAgttcctgctcctcctcctccacctgCTCCTCCCGTGCCATTGCCCGTGGGTGTTAGATACACCTGGGAGCAGAGAATCCGCGCCGGTTGTGGCAGCCAATGCACCTTCAATGCCGTGCCACAAAAGGACATGGCCAACGAGCCAAAGACCATCTCACCAATCGGCGTAATGTCCGCGCCCGAAGGACGATTGTGCTATAGGAAGCAAAAATAATCGATTAGAGAAGTTAACTACGATATCGATAATCCTTTAAGTGAATTTATCGTatgttctttttaaaaaagtaaccccgataaaaagaaaataatctgAATGATTGTAATAAtcctaaataaattattttttgctgctATAGCCTAGTAAAGGAAATTAtcttgattttcaaaattgtaattaaactttttttaacctttaaaaaaataaatacaaataataattataatctttaatattatttagaaaaaatgaaCCTTACTTTTGATTGTAGTTTAAAaagtattgaaataaaactttaaaataaatgtattttctaaaaaattgtattttagtattttttaagcagagtagaattttgttttgatatttgTCCGAGAAAAATTGTTCTAGATGAATGAGAAAATCCGAAATATGCCTTTTTTGGATATAATATTGTGgaaaatgatatatttttgtaaaacttttatttaggGATGCCACAAAAAGCGAGCCCAACTGAAATTCTCCCAAATCTCCATACAATTTTAGGAGATTTCGATTTCTTTGtgtataaaagttaataatagctttttaattttttagctacgtaaaaaaaaattgcacattccaatttaaatacaaattatagcactttttttactttcttaattaaagttgttaaaaaaaattttttttaaagttgcagcatatcaaataaaatttggcttttttttattttatgcataatGGTAAATTTTGAAGTTTCAGGAGTTGCTTAgatgtatatacatttaaatatttctgctCACCTTATAGCCATATTCGGGGCAGACTTCAATaaaattgctgctgttgttgttggaatgTGCTTTGGCCTGTATTTTGCCATTCTGCAGCGATGTGTATTTCTCATTCTTGAGGAACTTGCCACCACCTGTGGCGCCACTGGATTCCTTAAGCGTCACCTTCTGCAAGGCATGGGAATCAAAGAGCAGACGTCGCCCGTGACTGTCGTCCTCTCTGTAAAGCAACACGCGCACCTGGCTGGCATCGAAGGGGAATtggctaataaaataaaaagagagaaagtaTATAGGTAAGTATAAGTGTGTacaagagagagatagagagagagagagattgctAATGAGCTGTAGATGACGCAAAAAATGTTGgcacattcacattcaacaCCCACGAATCGAATGATAATTCGAATAAACCACCAAAAAGATTTGAGCTCATTGCAGCTTGTTAAGGTCATGAGTCATGAGATTGAGatacaattgaattaacaatTCAATTTCTGGCTCAAATGCCAGAAAAGTcaataaatatgatattaatTCTATTAAGTTTCAAAACAGAgttgtaaatatattcaaataaagctaaaaaattaagtaaagcTAACTATCAGCGCATCtttagctttaaatatttttttttaagttcaatttaaaaaaaaaaagatattataTAGAAAACCTGAAACAAAGtcatcaaataattattatgattcGAAATATCATAGTAAAAAAAGCTGCTAAAGTATTAATTATTCTTGAAAATTATGCAGGAATGATAAGAATTAACTAtacaaaagtaacaaaaagataaaaaacaaaaaattattgcagaaaagataatataaaaaaaaaatgattgcaaaaaagataaaagcaaaatattataattcaatttctttGGAAATACCCGAATTCGTTGAATTTTTAACTATCGTAAAAcgataaaagaaaagaaaaattatcaTATGTTATAAACATATTGGCATACTAAAAGCAATATGACCCGCTTTTATACtattatagaaaaatacaGAGAGAACAGCTGACTATCATATGATATCATAGATGTTAATCAAAGTTGCTTAGAGTGTGACTAATTTCCCGCATCACGTTACGTCGCAGATGGTCAACAATTGCTCATCTTCAAATGAATCCCCAATCAATTACAGAGTCGAGTCTACGTATCGCAAAAAATCTCTATGTcagatataaatatacataacaaATCGTACATCTTTTGACGCTATTCATTGTCAATTGGAGGAGGTGGTAAATTATATGTCCTCTCTATAAATAGAACACAAACGGCACGTGACGATTACTCACCACAATATCAACCTGATAACCctctttttcaaatatttcggtttgctttcttttcaagttttttttcggTTGTTTTTATGATGTTAGCACAAAAGATAAGATCATGTTGAGCACGTATTACTTAAGTATTATCGCTTATCGGATTGAACTTGGGAATCAAACAAATACTAACTTGCCAAAAAAACAAGAGAGGAAGTCTATAAATCTAGTATCTTGATATTATAGTACTTGGTAACATCGATTGATCGCTTCATCAGTTGATCGTTGTGATCGGTTTGATCACTTCCTCAACCACTTGAGTCGTAACGCCACAGATTTGAgcttctaatttatttttagtggGGGGGTTTATAAATGGATTGGTCTAACAATAAGTAGCGCTAAATTGAAACTACGCCAACTGCCTAAATTAGCGCTATAATTAACGAAATTTGTGCTCTTAATGCTTTATGACTGCCTTAAGTGATTGTCGAGGGGGGAGGGAGAAAAAGGTAGGAGAGCGGGGGGCTTGctttattgcttaattttctgtttttatgaCACCGCGATAAGAACCGAAAGGGGGAATTTTCTGTGTATGTAAGACACATAGATTAGTTAGTGGGCCCGACTGGATCACGAGTCTAACCATCGCGGCATAGAATCTACAGAGAACggttatttaaaagaaaattgtgaCCGgacaattgtattttaaatcgGGCGAAGCTTATGTGTATTTAAGAGGCGCCGTATGCATGGGTTTGGGTTTTTAAAAGTTtcctaatatttaatttaaccccttttttttaaattattctttttttgtaaaatgaaAACGACATTAACGATTTTGATAAAACTCATAGTTATGATAACCATGGAAATTTCGAATGTTTTGGTATGCGCCACATATTTGGCATAAGTCGTTTTGGCAAGATATTTTGTGTTAAGTATACACAATTTTGGATGCAGtatggaaatttaaaataaattaaggccggacaatagttttttttttatcagggAAGCTTACGTGTATTTAAACGGCGCCGTATGCATGCGTATCAACgggttttaaaaatttccaaatagttgaacgcttttaattaaattttggtttttggtgataccaaaaatatatcaatttatagaATGACACAGTtctcataaaaatgtatataaacaaGCCTTCAGGCGTCATGCGTTCAACTTGAATAATAACGGCAACTGTAGTGCTAACGGTTAATATAGCTGTTGCCAATAACGGTAATTGCATTTACGAATTTTCatacgaaaataaaacaacgCGACACACACAATCTTTATGGCCGCGATGCTAGACGCCAAATGAAGTTCAAGGCGTTACGAATCGAAATGGGGAATCCGAATTGGTATCGAAATATTGGCATCGGTGCGTCCCGTTGTGGACTCTCGACAACTGAACGAATgataaaaacaacagaaacgaGTAGACAACGTATGAATATAATATGAGTGCTCGTATGAGTACTCGCTTGatcaatatgtatatactcacaaatacaaaagtgtatctgtgagatacaTACGGGTCTATagcatatagtatatatatttatgcagaTAGGCGACGCGCGAGTCGCGATTGTCGACTATGCCGAGTGCTGCCTCAACATGGGGCACGAAGCACGCAGGGGGACGAAGGGGAACGAAGCAATTGACGAGGCAGGCGAAACGAGGAGCACTCACATGATTCCCCCAACGAGCATCACATGTGGACACCAGAGCACCCCACTAACCCACCAtcacaccaccaccaccaccaccaccaccaccaccacaacaacaacaacaacacacacacacacacacattgtctTGTCAGAGAAGAGTGATgtgttaatattttgtttaacaaaatgtacaacaacaaaatatcaagctggaaatataaaaacaaattagacACATTTGTGATGGATTAGAGCAGCAAAGTAAGCTAGAAATggagacagaaagagacagagagagagagagcgagggaAGTGCTGGCAAGTTCACAGTTAACCTGTGTTGGACTTTGACACCGCTGGTTTAAACCTTGGAGCTACGTGTCGTATGAGCGATCGAACTGCCATTGACCCAGTCTAAGGATTGACGACTTAACGCCAGGCGCAACTCAAAACTTAAGATCAATGACCAAAAAAGTGTCAACAATTATTGAgcgattttatttatttttattattatttttttttttcatttttgaaaagtcattcattattttattttttagttacgATATTTTCTAGTTGAAAAAGATAgattatatattatagatagatatatagatagCTATAtcgattatatatatattataataataaatatttttatgaaaactcatatattattttattttttagctacGATATTTGCTGTTTCCCAAACACAGATTAAATTATTACTATCATATAAGTCCATGATCATAAAACTCAAATAGAGTTCATTGATACCGTTTTATTATGTTTGGGCACTTGCAGTAATTTCACAACTTTTGGCAACCAATCTTCAGATAAACAatctttaatttgatattgtatttttaatatttttatatgcaatcTACTTGAGTCTCATCAGCCATATTCGATGTTCTTGAATTTCTTAATAGTTGTAATCACTGTACTTGTGTTTTAGCTGTTATCATTAGGCATGTTCcactttttaaatgaaactttCTGTTATTGGATCATTTGGAATAGCGGAAACCGTAACTGTAAACGATACAATCGCAAATTACAGCTATGATTCACAACGGTAAACACTTAAAGTTGTgacatttgttaaaaaaaaatataaaaaaaaactaaagcagAAATGGAACCAATTCTACGTTTCATTACTATAACGAATTGCAAGTTTAACTGGAAGTGAACTGAATAATAACATAACAAAACTGATTTTGGAAgtattccatttcattttaagtaaatattctATATACACTTCCAGACTGCAATTCTTTGAAAGTGTAATTGGAAATGAACTGAATCATACGCTAACATATCCAATTTCCAATTACAATTCCAATACAAATTCCACTTAAGTTGaagctttctttcttttatttcacaGCTTTCACAGAGCTCCAATTTGCGAGCTTTAAAGACAATTCAAGAACAATTTGCGACTgatatctacatatgtatgtatgtatatatgtacaatgtacatataacCTTGCAGCGGGTAATCGAACTCTGTCACGatgctgcaaataaatatagtcAGTCTATATATACAGGgtgcacatacacatacttGCATACTTTAACACCCTGTGTGTAAGCTTTTGAGAGAGGGGGTTGTCAACTGATTTGGCTTTGCTGCAAGGGCAACCTAAGCTCGCTCTCTCATACAAGCTTACACACTCAgagcctctctctctctctgtctctcaatCTCTTGCACTTTGCGCACCTCTACTTCCAGTCTCTCTTTTTTGCGCTCTCTTGTGCGCTTTGATCTTTGCCTGCCGCCTCTTGGATCACATGCTTTTTTTTCAGCTAcgcaagcaaaaacaaaaggccaacaacaataatacaaaaaaaaaaaaaaacaagaagaagaagcagaaacaaTACTAAGCAAATACATTAACTTAAGTATGTAttgtacatacacataaatatgtacatatgtacatatatttatgcgCAGTTGTGttggtacaaaaaaaaaagagactcTTTGAGCAGATTgccttgttgtttttgttgttgtttgctgggCCAAGGCAACTGGGGCAAGTGAGGAGCAAAGAGGCAAAGGCAGGGAGGGATCAGGGACAGGGAAGAGGTTGCTACGTTTTTACTATGATTGATATGCTGCATGTTTAGTGCTTATCAGCCAAAATACTTGAATTATGTTAAGTGCCTGATTAGTCCTATGGGATTTACTATAAATTGAGCAATTACGACAAAAAatacctaaaaaaaatatatatatataaacagttaggcaagtaattgttttgacaatgcaaa
This genomic interval carries:
- the LOC117789247 gene encoding uncharacterized protein LOC117789247, whose protein sequence is MALLNKLFFPSVPAAATAAAAVAATATPTQAAQFTAPQTTTTPITTTATTLNYSQTTTVAEAASRTQHASATASGNAGNNSSSSAKATQTSRNYLSQFPFDASQVRVLLYREDDSHGRRLLFDSHALQKVTLKESSGATGGGKFLKNEKYTSLQNGKIQAKAHSNNNSSNFIEVCPEYGYKHNRPSGADITPIGEMVFGSLAMSFCGTALKVHWLPQPARILCSQVYLTPTGNGTGGAGGGGGAGTGHSPYSTLSMNSLTPRSSICSEHGSMDGLSMNSFSMPFSVSVGRQMSLTPPLDVPAAPTPDQQSLSIADSGPRFSSTYSNATDSGYSASASGSGSGTGGAYSSGDQWSYQYSTRSSLGSVLSDQSDRMRKLSLDDWTFFASSPHLDEFASDGCLQRRISRNLRTSFEYEHSKNDFIGFLSDNVQLNPAGNSAQVSGGSEGGNMAPPQYRRASYCANESRSNPEMGRRQANLRRRPKLGLAVCITMSESFEEEMELFCSEHIALLESMLSRLRASTEHAYINHKNFLQIMFQAWQDAQQWFSDLFTAPRIKTPVWLSITTSGSKYSKTVAERFIKELCDLLSFADTKDSNFFISTMLTGILTYHLGWVATVSAFNSSNSRGCNGSASSAAIERRAKLLQVSQKHPYNALWAQLGDLYGAIGMPPKLARTIIYGAEKMWVEKLLNVLTYFIRCSEVRRAAKREDFNKQLINELVVSQSQSQERHKSPPTMRRRTGAAAGLGMGSGIGLTRTTTCKQNLNAIVDDDDVEEKKLYNEEEFQQEQEDDDDTQFMGVTLKKNEIPTVLAFRDSHFVQQELRIGNYLMDTGIEKKSLLAKQAQQYLRTGKDGRIRLTVTTPENVELHVEEESNGSSSIDDGAIEALEFDEVKANLEAGQRSKKNFFWNIVPTPGVKEGLSLSDLAKLQQGVKIINRKLERRCSSYSVESNSPPLIQEPLMQEQQSRVSHLSLSDLITQNSMGKSGRMNWGIEPIKENVSLEEQIHFDHCKKVIEREHGIIRQTTTDNGNGVVFVLGDNEPLINLKKSNEQLNEEEGEEEAEAEAEGVKPTLLCALHQRSHDASIMANKKHSGMKFNFEQYPQIATNYMKSKNLLMSNYDLLMDKASKLEANESNSNSNSNCNLKSSDSSVTLQQQQQQQAELAASSSCNLQSSSSSSAVVGSDRCVVCCGSHISSSGNTYQTPSNATELEFETDEVHCYSERERERERENSQSNSSVLQSVNSAASIDTLKSMPEALTTPSYTRRQQPKRLPSQRSSVSSVAAKCAAVQETQQLLKLPIPGIKELPQEDEPPGDKLRAGFIPSLLLSVSDHYVSDMVLQGTCAPPNKWEMNLREDLALAARSASLISQPAENIAIVADMDKWDVRLISSQLQQFPYAGGQSSPVGMSQLVSSMLETVQAMHVGGIPAYECLSFLESKLQEIYLQSETLAAFLLETDPCRLSDITTPLQLSENDVPLLLSIAYIHTPKISRKCGISFR